In Halichondria panicea chromosome 13, odHalPani1.1, whole genome shotgun sequence, one genomic interval encodes:
- the LOC135346107 gene encoding mediator of RNA polymerase II transcription subunit 25-like isoform X2 gives MVVPSTAHRDVIFVIDSSACLSGVLPFLLKEYIQPCVEYFSGGKLPDISYGMQTGPVQYGLVTLNAPGLTYRPVCTYYPITSNSTKLLKWIADLRLEGGLVGHSLLLSEGLAAAMELGQLMRSTKESCMSPDVIVEKHCVLVLNQPPSHHPCLESLKHAGKTPPQIIKLLVEGGVHLSLISPRCLADLRHLVQKTLPIPSSETETSSLDDIDHALHPGHLVLLQGFQLSAIKERKKALLEERMDSSEVKATTDISMDTTSPAVKIEDPLPADILIKVEARSDSPLTFSTGTPLKQEPLTESTSFTSLTPPTSQPVKIAVAGQASAQVIPTAAGSSSHNPIQIISPSLPNKLFFSQPPISTIENEAISVQSTINETQSTTTQSTPFPTASSSVSMARTASGGVPSVGGTGPNLEMAMKAAQLAIIQAQQVSGQASNSTVPQPTHPGSGSIPSSQPSVSPLGQNQQVAPGVQVQPTRSVMGQPSQVSQASAFAGNNIVNNPTGSGAGDILHRVPTPPIGSVSSAVPQAPPPTLAPTPAQNPGFQLQGQLQAPPQQVPRPVTIWTGLMELADVHENQRQMRQIQCSVTTSRSEVIQEIQPNTWPQKMTMSAYPKAMFNSIMTGMDFNRGTTNLMTVNFAFQDPLKQNVSVLRQLMAVDAPIKMFAIVHPVGANTVCPIKALILVWNDKLKQFTGLIPLEQEKFVNVVKQVLIRQRQIQQQQQQQQQQQQQSGLQSGIQQQQQQQQQQQQSGLQSGIQQQQQQQQQQGGLQSGIQQQQQPSGFQQQQPPGIQQQQQQQQQPSGFQQQQPSGIQQQQASGFQQSGVQVGQNYSQSSMSYATPSSMQSTMSQAQGSNMIGQPSGGGLMGQRAGQGQQQQQGFNQGGMMGQQTQPGNKGGMMGQQGQTMMNQQQQQTGLLGQQQQPQQGKGGIVQQQQVQGMVQQQQQQQGQSMQQGQSHIGQQSQPGMIGQQGQGIMNQQQQGQTMQQQQQQQQQAGGVMGKTGPSNMVGQQGATQPQSGFGQGGMTQQQQQQEKAKKFLMALINSTPEQREVLFQRMGVGSLEVRQQWLTKASHYKQQLMQTRMQMMGGGSQQGVQQQISIGHNMQSQMNQGGYNRPGVGQAMGGIRPPANQMPPQQQQHMPPGYNQWQGQH, from the exons ATGGTGGTCCCAAGTACAGCACACAGAGATGTTATATTTGTGATAGACTCTTCAGCATGTCTTAGTGGAGTGCTCCCATTCCTACTGAAGGAGTACATTCAGCCATGTGTCGA GTATTTCAGTGGTGGAAAGCTGCCCGATATCTCTTATGGCATGCAG ACTGGTCCTGTGCAGTATGGTCTGGTGACACTGAATGCCCCTGGCCTCACCTATCGCCCTGTGTGCACTTACTACCCCATCACCAGTAACTCCACCAAACTGCTCAAGTGGATCGCTGACTTGAG GCTGGAGGGTGGTCTGGTGGGACACTCCCTACTGCTATCTGAGGGGCTGGCTGCAGCCATGGAGCTGGGCCAGTTAATGAGGAGCACAAAAGAATCATG tatgagTCCCGATGTGATAGTGGAGAAGCACTGCGTTCTAGTGCTGAACCAACCCCCCTCTCACCATCCATGCTTGGAGTCCCTCAAACACGCTGGGAAGACACCACCACAAATTATCAAACTGCTCGTTGAG GGAGGTGTGCACCTGTCTCTGATCTCTCCTCGCTGTCTGGCCGATCTGAGGCACCTAGTACAGAAAACACTGCCCATCCCCTCTTCCGAAACTGAGACGTCATCCCTCGATGATATAGACCACGCCCTCCACCCAGGTCACCTTGTGCTCCTGCAAGGATTTCAACTGTCCG CTATCAAGGAACGGAAAAAGGCTCTTCTGGAAGAGAGAATGGACTCCTCTGAGGTGAAAGCAACTACCGATATTTCCATGGACACCACCTCACCAGCTGTTAAGATAGAGGATCCCCTTCCGGCAGACATATTGATAAAAGTTGAAGCTCGCAGCGACTCCCCCCTCACCTTCTCCACAGGCACACCTCTCAAACAAGAGCCCCTCACAGAGTCCACCAGCTTCACATCTCTCACACCGCCCACCTCACAACCCGTCAAGATTGCCGTGGCAGGTCAAGCCAGTGCTCAGGTCATCCCTACCGCAGCTGGCAGTAGCAGTCACAACCCCATACAGATCATCTCTCCAAGTTTACCCAACAAACTATTCTTCTCGCAGCCTCCCATCTCTACAATTGAGAACGAAGCTATTTCTGTACAGAGCACCATTAACGAGACTCAGTCAACAACTACTCAAAGCACACCGTTTCCGACAGCTTCATCGTCAGTTTCCATGGCGAGGACGGCCTCAGGGGGAGTcccctctgtggggggtaccgGACCTAACTTGGAGATGGCAATGAAAGCCGCTCAACTTGCAATAATCCAGGCGCAACAGGTGTCCGGTCAGGCGTCGAATTCCACTGTGCCCCAGCCGACACACCCGGGTTCTGGTTCCATTCCAAGTAGTCAGCCATCAGTATCACCACTGGGACAGAAtcaacag GTGGCCCCAGGTGTGCAAGTGCAACCCACCCGCAGTGTGATGGGGCAGCCGTCTCAAGTCTCCCAGGCATCTGCTTTTGCTGGTAACAACATAGTGAACAACCCGACAGGTAGTGGGGCAGGGGACATATTGCATCGTGTTCCCACTCCTCCCATTGGGTCCGTGTCCAGTGCAGTACCTCAAGCTCCTCCTCCCACACTGGCCCCAACTCCAGCACAG aatccTGGGTTCCAGTTGCAGGGCCAGCTACAAGCTCCTCCTCAACAAGTACCACGGCCAGTCACAATTTGGACTGGTCTCATGGAGCTAGCAGATGTT CACGAGAACCAGCGTCAGATGAGGCAGATTCAATGCTCCGTGACTACCAGCAGGAGTGAAGTTATTCAAGAAAT ACAGCCAAACACTTGGCCACAGAAGATGACAATGAGTGCCTATCCTAAAGCCATGTTT AACTCAATCATGACTGGAATGGACTTCAACAGGGGCACTACAAACCTCATGACAGTCAACTTTGCGTTTCAAGACCCTCTAAAACAGAATGTATCAGTGCTACGTCAGCTTATGGCTGTCGACGCCCCCATCAAAATG TTTGCAATAGTGCACCCGGTAGGGGCCAACACAGTGTGCCCTATCAAAGCTCTTATCCTTGTCTGGAATGACAAGCTGAAACAGTTCACTGGACTAATACCACTGGAGCAG GAGAAGTTTGTAAATGTTGTCAAGCAAGTGTTGATAAGACAGAGacag ATTCAGCAACAGCAACAACAGCAACAGCAACAGCAACAGCAAAGTGGTCTACAGAGTGGCATCcagcaacaacaacagcaACAGCAACAGCAACAGCAAAGTGGTCTACAGAGTGGCATCcagcaacaacaacagcaACAGCAACAGCAAGGTGGTCTACAGAGTGGCATCCAGCAACAGCAGCAACCCTCAGGCTTCCAACAACAGCAACCCCCTGGaatacaacaacaacaacagcagcagcagcagcccTCAGGCTTCCAACAACAACAACCCTCTGGTATCCAGCAACAGCAGGCCTCGGGATTCCAGCAAAGTGGAGTTCAGGTGGGACAGAACTATTCGCAATCTTCTATGTCGTACGCTACACCATCGAGTATGCAATCGACTATGTCTCAGGCCCAAGGCTCTAATATGATAGGACAGCCAAGCGGAGGAGGGCTTATGGGTCAACGTGCAGGGCAAGGGCAGCAGCAACAGCAAGGCTTTAATCAGGGGGGTATGATGGGGCAGCAAACACAGCCTGGGAACAAAGGAGGGATGATGGGTCAACAAGGACAGACTATGATGAACCAGCAGCAGCAACAAACTGGACTACTGGGACAACAGCAACAG CCGCAGCAAGGAAAGGGAGGTATAGTACAGCAGCAGCAAGTACAAGGGATGgtacagcagcagcagcagcagcaagGTCAAAGCATGCAGCAGGGACAGTCTCATATTGGCCAGCAGTCACAGCCGGGAATGATAGGTCAACAAGGGCAAGGAATCATGAATCAACAGCAGCAAGGGCAGACGATGcaacagcagcagcagcagcagcagcaggcTGGAGGGGTAATGGGCAAGACAGGACCGAGCAACATGGTGGGTCAGCAAGGGGCCACTCAGCCACAGTCCGGGTTTGGACAGGGAGGAATGACTCAACAGCAGCAACAA CAGGAAAAAGCTAAGAAGTTTTTAATGGCACTCATCAATTCGACACCAGAGCAACGAGAGGTTCTATTCCAGCGAATGGGAGTTGGTTCCCTGGAGGTTAGACAGCAATGGCTGACCAAAGCCAGTCACTACAAGCAGCAGCTTATGCAGACTCGGATGCAGATGATGGGAG GTGGTTCCCAGCAGGGGGTCCAGCAGCAGATCTCCATTGGCCACAACATGCAATCTCAGATGAATCAAGGAGGCTACAATCGGCCAGGGGTAGGACAGGCTATGGGGGGCATTAGACCACCCGCCAATCAAATGCCCCCTCAACAGCAACAGCACATGCCCCCTGGATACAATCAATGGCAAGGACAACATTGA
- the LOC135346107 gene encoding mediator of RNA polymerase II transcription subunit 25-like isoform X1: MVVPSTAHRDVIFVIDSSACLSGVLPFLLKEYIQPCVEYFSGGKLPDISYGMQTGPVQYGLVTLNAPGLTYRPVCTYYPITSNSTKLLKWIADLRLEGGLVGHSLLLSEGLAAAMELGQLMRSTKESCMSPDVIVEKHCVLVLNQPPSHHPCLESLKHAGKTPPQIIKLLVEGGVHLSLISPRCLADLRHLVQKTLPIPSSETETSSLDDIDHALHPGHLVLLQGFQLSAIKERKKALLEERMDSSEVKATTDISMDTTSPAVKIEDPLPADILIKVEARSDSPLTFSTGTPLKQEPLTESTSFTSLTPPTSQPVKIAVAGQASAQVIPTAAGSSSHNPIQIISPSLPNKLFFSQPPISTIENEAISVQSTINETQSTTTQSTPFPTASSSVSMARTASGGVPSVGGTGPNLEMAMKAAQLAIIQAQQVSGQASNSTVPQPTHPGSGSIPSSQPSVSPLGQNQQVAPGVQVQPTRSVMGQPSQVSQASAFAGNNIVNNPTGSGAGDILHRVPTPPIGSVSSAVPQAPPPTLAPTPAQNPGFQLQGQLQAPPQQVPRPVTIWTGLMELADVHENQRQMRQIQCSVTTSRSEVIQEIQPNTWPQKMTMSAYPKAMFNSIMTGMDFNRGTTNLMTVNFAFQDPLKQNVSVLRQLMAVDAPIKMFAIVHPVGANTVCPIKALILVWNDKLKQFTGLIPLEQEKFVNVVKQVLIRQRQIQQQQQQQQQQQQQSGLQSGIQQQQQQQQQQQQSGLQSGIQQQQQQQQQQGGLQSGIQQQQQPSGFQQQQPPGIQQQQQQQQQPSGFQQQQPSGIQQQQASGFQQSGVQVGQNYSQSSMSYATPSSMQSTMSQAQGSNMIGQPSGGGLMGQRAGQGQQQQQGFNQGGMMGQQTQPGNKGGMMGQQGQTMMNQQQQQTGLLGQQQQPQQGKGGIVQQQQVQGMVQQQQQQQGQSMQQGQSHIGQQSQPGMIGQQGQGIMNQQQQGQTMQQQQQQQQQAGGVMGKTGPSNMVGQQGATQPQSGFGQGGMTQQQQQVREKAKKFLMALINSTPEQREVLFQRMGVGSLEVRQQWLTKASHYKQQLMQTRMQMMGGGSQQGVQQQISIGHNMQSQMNQGGYNRPGVGQAMGGIRPPANQMPPQQQQHMPPGYNQWQGQH; the protein is encoded by the exons ATGGTGGTCCCAAGTACAGCACACAGAGATGTTATATTTGTGATAGACTCTTCAGCATGTCTTAGTGGAGTGCTCCCATTCCTACTGAAGGAGTACATTCAGCCATGTGTCGA GTATTTCAGTGGTGGAAAGCTGCCCGATATCTCTTATGGCATGCAG ACTGGTCCTGTGCAGTATGGTCTGGTGACACTGAATGCCCCTGGCCTCACCTATCGCCCTGTGTGCACTTACTACCCCATCACCAGTAACTCCACCAAACTGCTCAAGTGGATCGCTGACTTGAG GCTGGAGGGTGGTCTGGTGGGACACTCCCTACTGCTATCTGAGGGGCTGGCTGCAGCCATGGAGCTGGGCCAGTTAATGAGGAGCACAAAAGAATCATG tatgagTCCCGATGTGATAGTGGAGAAGCACTGCGTTCTAGTGCTGAACCAACCCCCCTCTCACCATCCATGCTTGGAGTCCCTCAAACACGCTGGGAAGACACCACCACAAATTATCAAACTGCTCGTTGAG GGAGGTGTGCACCTGTCTCTGATCTCTCCTCGCTGTCTGGCCGATCTGAGGCACCTAGTACAGAAAACACTGCCCATCCCCTCTTCCGAAACTGAGACGTCATCCCTCGATGATATAGACCACGCCCTCCACCCAGGTCACCTTGTGCTCCTGCAAGGATTTCAACTGTCCG CTATCAAGGAACGGAAAAAGGCTCTTCTGGAAGAGAGAATGGACTCCTCTGAGGTGAAAGCAACTACCGATATTTCCATGGACACCACCTCACCAGCTGTTAAGATAGAGGATCCCCTTCCGGCAGACATATTGATAAAAGTTGAAGCTCGCAGCGACTCCCCCCTCACCTTCTCCACAGGCACACCTCTCAAACAAGAGCCCCTCACAGAGTCCACCAGCTTCACATCTCTCACACCGCCCACCTCACAACCCGTCAAGATTGCCGTGGCAGGTCAAGCCAGTGCTCAGGTCATCCCTACCGCAGCTGGCAGTAGCAGTCACAACCCCATACAGATCATCTCTCCAAGTTTACCCAACAAACTATTCTTCTCGCAGCCTCCCATCTCTACAATTGAGAACGAAGCTATTTCTGTACAGAGCACCATTAACGAGACTCAGTCAACAACTACTCAAAGCACACCGTTTCCGACAGCTTCATCGTCAGTTTCCATGGCGAGGACGGCCTCAGGGGGAGTcccctctgtggggggtaccgGACCTAACTTGGAGATGGCAATGAAAGCCGCTCAACTTGCAATAATCCAGGCGCAACAGGTGTCCGGTCAGGCGTCGAATTCCACTGTGCCCCAGCCGACACACCCGGGTTCTGGTTCCATTCCAAGTAGTCAGCCATCAGTATCACCACTGGGACAGAAtcaacag GTGGCCCCAGGTGTGCAAGTGCAACCCACCCGCAGTGTGATGGGGCAGCCGTCTCAAGTCTCCCAGGCATCTGCTTTTGCTGGTAACAACATAGTGAACAACCCGACAGGTAGTGGGGCAGGGGACATATTGCATCGTGTTCCCACTCCTCCCATTGGGTCCGTGTCCAGTGCAGTACCTCAAGCTCCTCCTCCCACACTGGCCCCAACTCCAGCACAG aatccTGGGTTCCAGTTGCAGGGCCAGCTACAAGCTCCTCCTCAACAAGTACCACGGCCAGTCACAATTTGGACTGGTCTCATGGAGCTAGCAGATGTT CACGAGAACCAGCGTCAGATGAGGCAGATTCAATGCTCCGTGACTACCAGCAGGAGTGAAGTTATTCAAGAAAT ACAGCCAAACACTTGGCCACAGAAGATGACAATGAGTGCCTATCCTAAAGCCATGTTT AACTCAATCATGACTGGAATGGACTTCAACAGGGGCACTACAAACCTCATGACAGTCAACTTTGCGTTTCAAGACCCTCTAAAACAGAATGTATCAGTGCTACGTCAGCTTATGGCTGTCGACGCCCCCATCAAAATG TTTGCAATAGTGCACCCGGTAGGGGCCAACACAGTGTGCCCTATCAAAGCTCTTATCCTTGTCTGGAATGACAAGCTGAAACAGTTCACTGGACTAATACCACTGGAGCAG GAGAAGTTTGTAAATGTTGTCAAGCAAGTGTTGATAAGACAGAGacag ATTCAGCAACAGCAACAACAGCAACAGCAACAGCAACAGCAAAGTGGTCTACAGAGTGGCATCcagcaacaacaacagcaACAGCAACAGCAACAGCAAAGTGGTCTACAGAGTGGCATCcagcaacaacaacagcaACAGCAACAGCAAGGTGGTCTACAGAGTGGCATCCAGCAACAGCAGCAACCCTCAGGCTTCCAACAACAGCAACCCCCTGGaatacaacaacaacaacagcagcagcagcagcccTCAGGCTTCCAACAACAACAACCCTCTGGTATCCAGCAACAGCAGGCCTCGGGATTCCAGCAAAGTGGAGTTCAGGTGGGACAGAACTATTCGCAATCTTCTATGTCGTACGCTACACCATCGAGTATGCAATCGACTATGTCTCAGGCCCAAGGCTCTAATATGATAGGACAGCCAAGCGGAGGAGGGCTTATGGGTCAACGTGCAGGGCAAGGGCAGCAGCAACAGCAAGGCTTTAATCAGGGGGGTATGATGGGGCAGCAAACACAGCCTGGGAACAAAGGAGGGATGATGGGTCAACAAGGACAGACTATGATGAACCAGCAGCAGCAACAAACTGGACTACTGGGACAACAGCAACAG CCGCAGCAAGGAAAGGGAGGTATAGTACAGCAGCAGCAAGTACAAGGGATGgtacagcagcagcagcagcagcaagGTCAAAGCATGCAGCAGGGACAGTCTCATATTGGCCAGCAGTCACAGCCGGGAATGATAGGTCAACAAGGGCAAGGAATCATGAATCAACAGCAGCAAGGGCAGACGATGcaacagcagcagcagcagcagcagcaggcTGGAGGGGTAATGGGCAAGACAGGACCGAGCAACATGGTGGGTCAGCAAGGGGCCACTCAGCCACAGTCCGGGTTTGGACAGGGAGGAATGACTCAACAGCAGCAACAAGTGAGG GAAAAAGCTAAGAAGTTTTTAATGGCACTCATCAATTCGACACCAGAGCAACGAGAGGTTCTATTCCAGCGAATGGGAGTTGGTTCCCTGGAGGTTAGACAGCAATGGCTGACCAAAGCCAGTCACTACAAGCAGCAGCTTATGCAGACTCGGATGCAGATGATGGGAG GTGGTTCCCAGCAGGGGGTCCAGCAGCAGATCTCCATTGGCCACAACATGCAATCTCAGATGAATCAAGGAGGCTACAATCGGCCAGGGGTAGGACAGGCTATGGGGGGCATTAGACCACCCGCCAATCAAATGCCCCCTCAACAGCAACAGCACATGCCCCCTGGATACAATCAATGGCAAGGACAACATTGA
- the LOC135346107 gene encoding mediator of RNA polymerase II transcription subunit 25-like isoform X3 — protein MVVPSTAHRDVIFVIDSSACLSGVLPFLLKEYIQPCVEYFSGGKLPDISYGMQTGPVQYGLVTLNAPGLTYRPVCTYYPITSNSTKLLKWIADLRLEGGLVGHSLLLSEGLAAAMELGQLMRSTKESCMSPDVIVEKHCVLVLNQPPSHHPCLESLKHAGKTPPQIIKLLVEGGVHLSLISPRCLADLRHLVQKTLPIPSSETETSSLDDIDHALHPGHLVLLQGFQLSAIKERKKALLEERMDSSEVKATTDISMDTTSPAVKIEDPLPADILIKVEARSDSPLTFSTGTPLKQEPLTESTSFTSLTPPTSQPVKIAVAGQASAQVIPTAAGSSSHNPIQIISPSLPNKLFFSQPPISTIENEAISVQSTINETQSTTTQSTPFPTASSSVSMARTASGGVPSVGGTGPNLEMAMKAAQLAIIQAQQVSGQASNSTVPQPTHPGSGSIPSSQPSVSPLGQNQQVAPGVQVQPTRSVMGQPSQVSQASAFAGNNIVNNPTGSGAGDILHRVPTPPIGSVSSAVPQAPPPTLAPTPAQNPGFQLQGQLQAPPQQVPRPVTIWTGLMELADVHENQRQMRQIQCSVTTSRSEVIQEIQPNTWPQKMTMSAYPKAMFNSIMTGMDFNRGTTNLMTVNFAFQDPLKQNVSVLRQLMAVDAPIKMFAIVHPVGANTVCPIKALILVWNDKLKQFTGLIPLEQEKFVNVVKQVLIRQRQIQQQQQQQQQQQQQSGLQSGIQQQQQQQQQQQQSGLQSGIQQQQQQQQQQGGLQSGIQQQQQPSGFQQQQPPGIQQQQQQQQQPSGFQQQQPSGIQQQQASGFQQSGVQVGQNYSQSSMSYATPSSMQSTMSQAQGSNMIGQPSGGGLMGQRAGQGQQQQQGFNQGGMMGQQTQPGNKGGMMGQQGQTMMNQQQQQTGLLGQQQQPQQGKGGIVQQQQVQGMVQQQQQQQGQSMQQGQSHIGQQSQPGMIGQQGQGIMNQQQQGQTMQQQQQQQQQAGGVMGKTGPSNMVGQQGATQPQSGFGQGGMTQQQQQEKAKKFLMALINSTPEQREVLFQRMGVGSLEVRQQWLTKASHYKQQLMQTRMQMMGGGSQQGVQQQISIGHNMQSQMNQGGYNRPGVGQAMGGIRPPANQMPPQQQQHMPPGYNQWQGQH, from the exons ATGGTGGTCCCAAGTACAGCACACAGAGATGTTATATTTGTGATAGACTCTTCAGCATGTCTTAGTGGAGTGCTCCCATTCCTACTGAAGGAGTACATTCAGCCATGTGTCGA GTATTTCAGTGGTGGAAAGCTGCCCGATATCTCTTATGGCATGCAG ACTGGTCCTGTGCAGTATGGTCTGGTGACACTGAATGCCCCTGGCCTCACCTATCGCCCTGTGTGCACTTACTACCCCATCACCAGTAACTCCACCAAACTGCTCAAGTGGATCGCTGACTTGAG GCTGGAGGGTGGTCTGGTGGGACACTCCCTACTGCTATCTGAGGGGCTGGCTGCAGCCATGGAGCTGGGCCAGTTAATGAGGAGCACAAAAGAATCATG tatgagTCCCGATGTGATAGTGGAGAAGCACTGCGTTCTAGTGCTGAACCAACCCCCCTCTCACCATCCATGCTTGGAGTCCCTCAAACACGCTGGGAAGACACCACCACAAATTATCAAACTGCTCGTTGAG GGAGGTGTGCACCTGTCTCTGATCTCTCCTCGCTGTCTGGCCGATCTGAGGCACCTAGTACAGAAAACACTGCCCATCCCCTCTTCCGAAACTGAGACGTCATCCCTCGATGATATAGACCACGCCCTCCACCCAGGTCACCTTGTGCTCCTGCAAGGATTTCAACTGTCCG CTATCAAGGAACGGAAAAAGGCTCTTCTGGAAGAGAGAATGGACTCCTCTGAGGTGAAAGCAACTACCGATATTTCCATGGACACCACCTCACCAGCTGTTAAGATAGAGGATCCCCTTCCGGCAGACATATTGATAAAAGTTGAAGCTCGCAGCGACTCCCCCCTCACCTTCTCCACAGGCACACCTCTCAAACAAGAGCCCCTCACAGAGTCCACCAGCTTCACATCTCTCACACCGCCCACCTCACAACCCGTCAAGATTGCCGTGGCAGGTCAAGCCAGTGCTCAGGTCATCCCTACCGCAGCTGGCAGTAGCAGTCACAACCCCATACAGATCATCTCTCCAAGTTTACCCAACAAACTATTCTTCTCGCAGCCTCCCATCTCTACAATTGAGAACGAAGCTATTTCTGTACAGAGCACCATTAACGAGACTCAGTCAACAACTACTCAAAGCACACCGTTTCCGACAGCTTCATCGTCAGTTTCCATGGCGAGGACGGCCTCAGGGGGAGTcccctctgtggggggtaccgGACCTAACTTGGAGATGGCAATGAAAGCCGCTCAACTTGCAATAATCCAGGCGCAACAGGTGTCCGGTCAGGCGTCGAATTCCACTGTGCCCCAGCCGACACACCCGGGTTCTGGTTCCATTCCAAGTAGTCAGCCATCAGTATCACCACTGGGACAGAAtcaacag GTGGCCCCAGGTGTGCAAGTGCAACCCACCCGCAGTGTGATGGGGCAGCCGTCTCAAGTCTCCCAGGCATCTGCTTTTGCTGGTAACAACATAGTGAACAACCCGACAGGTAGTGGGGCAGGGGACATATTGCATCGTGTTCCCACTCCTCCCATTGGGTCCGTGTCCAGTGCAGTACCTCAAGCTCCTCCTCCCACACTGGCCCCAACTCCAGCACAG aatccTGGGTTCCAGTTGCAGGGCCAGCTACAAGCTCCTCCTCAACAAGTACCACGGCCAGTCACAATTTGGACTGGTCTCATGGAGCTAGCAGATGTT CACGAGAACCAGCGTCAGATGAGGCAGATTCAATGCTCCGTGACTACCAGCAGGAGTGAAGTTATTCAAGAAAT ACAGCCAAACACTTGGCCACAGAAGATGACAATGAGTGCCTATCCTAAAGCCATGTTT AACTCAATCATGACTGGAATGGACTTCAACAGGGGCACTACAAACCTCATGACAGTCAACTTTGCGTTTCAAGACCCTCTAAAACAGAATGTATCAGTGCTACGTCAGCTTATGGCTGTCGACGCCCCCATCAAAATG TTTGCAATAGTGCACCCGGTAGGGGCCAACACAGTGTGCCCTATCAAAGCTCTTATCCTTGTCTGGAATGACAAGCTGAAACAGTTCACTGGACTAATACCACTGGAGCAG GAGAAGTTTGTAAATGTTGTCAAGCAAGTGTTGATAAGACAGAGacag ATTCAGCAACAGCAACAACAGCAACAGCAACAGCAACAGCAAAGTGGTCTACAGAGTGGCATCcagcaacaacaacagcaACAGCAACAGCAACAGCAAAGTGGTCTACAGAGTGGCATCcagcaacaacaacagcaACAGCAACAGCAAGGTGGTCTACAGAGTGGCATCCAGCAACAGCAGCAACCCTCAGGCTTCCAACAACAGCAACCCCCTGGaatacaacaacaacaacagcagcagcagcagcccTCAGGCTTCCAACAACAACAACCCTCTGGTATCCAGCAACAGCAGGCCTCGGGATTCCAGCAAAGTGGAGTTCAGGTGGGACAGAACTATTCGCAATCTTCTATGTCGTACGCTACACCATCGAGTATGCAATCGACTATGTCTCAGGCCCAAGGCTCTAATATGATAGGACAGCCAAGCGGAGGAGGGCTTATGGGTCAACGTGCAGGGCAAGGGCAGCAGCAACAGCAAGGCTTTAATCAGGGGGGTATGATGGGGCAGCAAACACAGCCTGGGAACAAAGGAGGGATGATGGGTCAACAAGGACAGACTATGATGAACCAGCAGCAGCAACAAACTGGACTACTGGGACAACAGCAACAG CCGCAGCAAGGAAAGGGAGGTATAGTACAGCAGCAGCAAGTACAAGGGATGgtacagcagcagcagcagcagcaagGTCAAAGCATGCAGCAGGGACAGTCTCATATTGGCCAGCAGTCACAGCCGGGAATGATAGGTCAACAAGGGCAAGGAATCATGAATCAACAGCAGCAAGGGCAGACGATGcaacagcagcagcagcagcagcagcaggcTGGAGGGGTAATGGGCAAGACAGGACCGAGCAACATGGTGGGTCAGCAAGGGGCCACTCAGCCACAGTCCGGGTTTGGACAGGGAGGAATGACTCAACAGCAGCAACAA GAAAAAGCTAAGAAGTTTTTAATGGCACTCATCAATTCGACACCAGAGCAACGAGAGGTTCTATTCCAGCGAATGGGAGTTGGTTCCCTGGAGGTTAGACAGCAATGGCTGACCAAAGCCAGTCACTACAAGCAGCAGCTTATGCAGACTCGGATGCAGATGATGGGAG GTGGTTCCCAGCAGGGGGTCCAGCAGCAGATCTCCATTGGCCACAACATGCAATCTCAGATGAATCAAGGAGGCTACAATCGGCCAGGGGTAGGACAGGCTATGGGGGGCATTAGACCACCCGCCAATCAAATGCCCCCTCAACAGCAACAGCACATGCCCCCTGGATACAATCAATGGCAAGGACAACATTGA